The Triticum aestivum cultivar Chinese Spring chromosome 3A, IWGSC CS RefSeq v2.1, whole genome shotgun sequence genome includes a region encoding these proteins:
- the LOC123059326 gene encoding protein SRG1 — MERIGDKVISRAEITDDASATFADSTVIPDRYARPDEVRDGVVVGSDESYELPVVDMARLLNPEFSEAEIAKLGSACRDWGFFQLTNHGVDEAVVEDMKDSTLQFFRLPLEKKKAVAIQANGFEGFGHHYNRASSEKLDWAESLILVTQPHEQRNNEFWPADPSTFRDALDKYSMEMSNLTSRLTVFMASDLGVEQETLMGTFQGKTQSVAFHYYPPCHHPDKVIGITPHHDGLGLTLLLHVDDTPGLQVRKNGRWYPLNPLPGAFVINVGDILQILTNGTYKSAEHRVLPDVEKGRATVVMFQNACVAGIVKPLPELGEATYKAIDHVEYVKGNFRALAEGTRFVDSLKIM, encoded by the exons ATGGAGCGTATCGGCGATAAGGTAATCAGCAGGGCCGAGATCACGGACGACGCGTCGGCCACGTTCGCAGACTCCACTGTGATCCCCGACAGGTATGCCCGGCCAGATGAGGTCAGGGACGGGGTAGTCGTGGGCAGCGACGAGAGCTACGAGCTACCAGTTGTAGACATGGCGAGGCTGCTAAACCCGGAGTTCTCGGAAGCCGAGATTGCCAAGCTTGGCTCTGCGTGTCGAGACTGGGGCTTCTTCCAG TTAACAAACCACGGAGTTGACGAAGCAGTTGTAGAAGACATGAAAGATAGCACTCTGCAATTCTTTCGCTTGCCGCTGGAGAAGAAGAAGGCAGTGGCCATCCAAGCCAATGGCTTCGAAGGGTTTGGACACCACTACAACAGAGCATCGTCTGAAAAGTTGGACTGGGCGGAGAGTCTAATCCTCGTGACGCAGCCACACGAGCAAAGGAACAATGAGTTTTGGCCTGCCGATCCGTCAACATTTAG GGATGCACTTGACAAGTACTCAATGGAGATGTCAAATCTCACAAGCCGCCTTACGGTGTTCATGGCGAGCGACCTCGGAGTCGAGCAGGAGACGCTCATGGGAACCTTCCAGGGCAAGACGCAGAGTGTTGCCTTCCACTACTACCCTCCATGCCACCACCCGGACAAGGTGATCGGCATCACGCCACACCACGACGGCCTCGGCCTGACGCTGCTGCTGCACGTGGACGACACCCCCGGCCTGCAGGTGAGGAAAAACGGCAGATGGTACCCGCTGAACCCGCTGCCAGGCGCCTTCGTTATCAACGTCGGCGACATTCTCCAGATCCTGACCAATGGCACGTACAAGAGCGCCGAGCACAGGGTGCTGCCGGACGTAGAGAAAGGGCGGGCCACCGTGGTGATGTTTCAGAATGCTTGTGTTGCCGGAATTGTGAAGCCGCTCCCGGAGCTAGGCGAGGCGACGTACAAGGCCATCGACCATGTTGAGTATGTCAAGGGGAACTTCAGGGCGCTGGCTGAAGGGACAAGGTTCGTGGATAGTCTCAAGATCATGTAA